In bacterium, a single window of DNA contains:
- the htpX_2 gene encoding Protease HtpX produces MRPHEIRAPWALLSLLVYPLLIFYSLYPFWPDLFGRLTTTLQLDPLRAHLNLSFACQVALVLLVATGIARAIVAAWGIHARHQRVKEYFRTTQVPNSVLKDRLTALQQYDLPFVVYGDPVPRAFVLGIFVTRIYISTGLLDALDDLELGSVIMHEVHHQRNRDPLKGFILSILSHLFFYIPVIRTYAEHWQQQREWEADAAAKRVSSATGLAQALCKLLSISPFVSGAGGFAISNQQTAAASPALHGMGNVRERIELLLDLRGTRPWHLRAGEYGRSVLSLVLFALLALGTLPPVHMDVEANPTRPASQQLADAQGWVQPDRVDDFWVRPFQGTFVRVRWVGIDQRTAPPPSRHQPLR; encoded by the coding sequence ATGCGGCCGCACGAAATCCGGGCACCCTGGGCCCTGCTGTCGCTGCTTGTCTACCCCCTCCTGATCTTCTACTCCCTGTACCCCTTCTGGCCGGACCTTTTTGGCCGGCTTACCACGACGCTACAGCTGGACCCCCTCCGGGCTCACCTGAACCTGAGTTTCGCCTGCCAGGTGGCACTGGTCCTGCTGGTGGCAACGGGTATCGCCCGGGCGATCGTGGCGGCCTGGGGGATTCACGCGCGACATCAGCGGGTGAAGGAGTATTTCCGGACCACCCAGGTGCCGAACTCGGTCCTCAAAGACCGCCTCACCGCCCTGCAACAGTATGACCTCCCCTTCGTGGTCTACGGTGACCCGGTGCCCCGCGCCTTTGTGCTCGGGATCTTCGTCACGCGGATCTACATCTCCACCGGGCTCCTCGATGCCCTGGATGACCTGGAACTCGGGTCGGTGATCATGCACGAGGTGCATCACCAGCGGAACCGGGACCCCCTCAAGGGCTTCATCCTCAGTATCCTCAGCCATCTCTTCTTCTACATTCCCGTGATTCGCACCTATGCCGAGCACTGGCAGCAGCAGCGGGAATGGGAGGCGGATGCGGCGGCGAAACGGGTGTCGTCGGCGACCGGCCTCGCCCAGGCACTCTGCAAGCTCCTTTCCATCAGCCCGTTCGTCAGTGGCGCTGGTGGATTCGCGATCTCCAACCAGCAGACCGCCGCTGCATCGCCCGCTTTGCACGGGATGGGGAATGTCCGGGAACGGATCGAGTTGCTCCTCGATCTGCGGGGCACCCGTCCCTGGCATTTGCGAGCCGGGGAGTATGGGCGGTCGGTGCTGAGCCTCGTGCTCTTCGCGCTGTTGGCCCTCGGGACGCTTCCGCCGGTTCACATGGATGTTGAGGCGAATCCGACCCGGCCAGCGAGTCAGCAGCTCGCCGATGCCCAGGGTTGGGTGCAGCCTGACCGGGTGGACGACTTCTGGGTCCGGCCGTTCCAGGGGACCTTCGTCCGGGTCCGCTGGGTCGGCATCGACCAGCGCACGGCTCCTCCCCCCAGTCGGCATCAGCCACTGCGGTAA
- the blaI gene encoding Transcriptional regulator BlaI, with product MALNFKPENSRMEKILGPLEKELMGILWRASAPLTGREIFESLRQHRRVAYTTVLTVLERLVPKELVIKDKVEGRYLYSATSTQEEFTAQVSRNVLAGLLELSPTQTVAAMVDLLDQQNPAELQALMDLIQQRQAEK from the coding sequence ATGGCTCTTAACTTCAAGCCCGAAAATTCCCGTATGGAGAAAATCCTCGGTCCCCTCGAAAAGGAACTGATGGGCATTCTCTGGCGGGCCTCCGCTCCCCTGACGGGGCGTGAGATTTTCGAGTCCCTCCGTCAACACCGTCGCGTGGCCTACACCACCGTCCTGACGGTTCTTGAGCGGCTCGTCCCCAAAGAACTTGTGATCAAGGACAAGGTTGAAGGCCGGTATCTCTACAGCGCCACCTCGACCCAGGAAGAGTTCACGGCGCAGGTCTCCCGCAACGTCCTCGCGGGCCTGTTGGAACTCTCCCCCACCCAGACCGTCGCCGCGATGGTGGACCTGCTGGATCAGCAGAATCCCGCGGAGCTGCAGGCGCTGATGGACCTCATTCAGCAGCGGCAGGCCGAAAAGTAA
- a CDS encoding Undecaprenyl-phosphate mannosyltransferase yields MPTDLPAPSMPAPPALDPAMRVLIVMPTYNERENLPGLLPLIFQHVPNAHVLVVDDSSPDGTGEWVESFRATEPRVHVLHRQVKDGLGRAYVAGFHWALARDYTHIMQMDADFSHDPASIPDLLAASSTYDLVIGSRFKDGRLSIVNWPLFRLMLSLGAMTYVRAISGMKMWDMTTGFKVVRREVLEAIGLDEIRSNGYAFQIELNYRAVMLGFSIGEVRIIFADRTAGQSKLSRRIAIESFFIVPRLRWYALTHAGELRRRRRALGR; encoded by the coding sequence ATGCCTACCGATCTGCCTGCCCCATCGATGCCTGCCCCTCCGGCCCTCGACCCCGCCATGCGGGTCCTGATCGTGATGCCGACCTACAACGAGCGGGAGAATCTGCCGGGGCTCTTGCCCTTGATTTTCCAGCATGTGCCGAACGCCCATGTGCTGGTGGTGGACGACAGCTCGCCGGATGGGACGGGGGAATGGGTAGAGTCCTTCCGTGCCACGGAGCCCCGGGTCCATGTCCTGCATCGGCAGGTGAAAGATGGTCTCGGACGCGCCTATGTGGCGGGGTTCCACTGGGCACTGGCACGCGACTACACTCACATCATGCAGATGGATGCCGATTTTTCGCACGATCCGGCCTCGATTCCTGACTTGCTGGCTGCCAGCAGCACCTATGACCTGGTCATCGGCTCCCGCTTCAAGGATGGCCGATTGTCGATCGTCAACTGGCCCCTGTTTCGCCTGATGCTCTCGTTGGGAGCGATGACCTATGTCCGGGCGATTTCGGGGATGAAGATGTGGGACATGACGACCGGCTTCAAGGTGGTGCGTCGCGAGGTCCTGGAAGCCATCGGGCTGGATGAAATCCGCTCCAACGGCTATGCGTTTCAGATTGAACTGAACTACCGGGCGGTGATGCTTGGTTTCTCGATCGGGGAAGTCCGGATCATTTTTGCGGACCGGACGGCGGGGCAAAGCAAGCTCTCCCGGCGGATCGCCATCGAGTCGTTTTTCATCGTGCCGCGCCTGCGGTGGTACGCCCTGACCCATGCCGGGGAGCTGCGCCGGCGACGTCGCGCCCTGGGTCGCTAG